The Corallococcus caeni genomic interval CCCTGCCCATCGACGATGGGCAGGCGGCGCACGCCCTGCTTCCGGAAGGCGAAGAGCGTCTGGTCGAGCGTATCCTCCACGCGCATCACCGCAGGCGCCCGCGACATGACGTCCGAGATGGCGACGGCCGTGGCGTCCCTGCGTTCCGCCACCAGCCGGGTGACGATGTCCCGGTCGGTCAGCACGCCCACCGGGCGCAGGTCGTCCTGGACGACCACCAACGCCCCCACGTGCTGATCCCGCATCCGCTGCGCGGCCTCGGCCACGCTCTGCCCGGGCAGGATGACGGCCACCGTCTTGCGGCAGAACCTCGCGAGCGACATGGAGCCTCCCAGGACGCATGGCGAGGGTGTCCCGCGCACGTCCTCCTCCCAGGAAAGCAGCGCACCGCCCCGGAGGGATGCAACCCCGCAGGGCAGAGCGGAGCGGCGAGCACAGCTCCTCCCCCTGGTGACCGCGAAGCCCTCGTCTCCTTCCCGGGCACGTTGTTGGACGGCGACGCGCGGCGCGAGGCGGAGTGAGTGTGGCGGCGGCGCAGCCTCCGGACCGGGCCCGTGCCCTCCGCGAGCCCGGAGCCCGAAGGGCTGTTGGCTGACGCTCCTGCGCGACGTGGCTGGGGCTTCGGGCTGGCCCTGCTGGCCCTGCTGGCCGCGCTCATCCTGGTGGTGGCGCGCGCCTCCGACGAGCGTGAGTTCGCGCCCCTGCTGAAGCAGTCCGCCCCTGCGTGGCTGTTCGTCGCCGTGCTGCTCCAGGCGGCGACGTACCTGTCCCAGTCCGCGGTGTGGCGCGCGGTGTTGCGGCGGACGCGCTTCCACGTGCCCCTGGGTGCCCTCTACACGATGAGCTTCGCGAAACTTTTCGTCGACCAGGCCCTCCCCTCCGCGGGCATCAGCGGCGCGGCGCTCTCCGCGACGGTGCTGTTCCGCGGCTTCAGCTTCTACCTCCCCCTGCTGCCGGGCCTCTGGCTCTCCCGGGGCGTGCTCCGCGAGTGACAGCGCCTGACGACTGCGTGCGGCTCGCCCGCGATGGCGGTTGCCTTGTCGCAGGGGTGTTCGTCCAGCAAGCAACGGCAGCACCGCTTTCCGGGTGATGGCCCGCGCATCTTCCCGGGCTCAGTATCCCCGGCCGCCCTTGTCGCGGAGCGCTCGTTGCTGGATCGACGCGAGAGGCGCTTCCTCATCCCGTCACAGCTCCGTGGATAGGGATTGAAACCTCCGGAGGGTTCTCATGAGAAATGCATTCACCCGGTGGATGCTGGTGCTCGGGGTATCGCTGCTGGCGGCTTGCACCCTCTCTTCCTCCGACTCCGAATCGGACGAGGTCGGGTACGCGGACGCCGCGCAGCAACTCCTCTCACCCGACGGCGCTCCCGACTCCGCCATCTCCAGCACGCCCCAGGGCTGTTCAACGCCGGGAGGACAAAGCTGTGCGGGATGGAGTCCGGCGGGCTCCATGTCGACACCTCGCAGTTTTCACACCGCGACGCTGCTGCGCAATGGCCGGGTCCTCGTCGCGGGAGGCGACACCGCGAGGGCGGACCTGTACGCCCCGGCCTCCCGGACCTGGAGCCCGACCGGCTCCATGACCGTGTCCCGCTACGATCACACGGCGACGCTGCTGCCTGACGGAAAGGTCCTCGTCGCGGGGGGCATCAACCCCACGGATGGCGTCCTGGCGACGGCGGAGGTGTACGACCCTGCTTCAGGAACCTGGTGCCCGACGGGCTCCATGACCACGGCGCGCGTCGCACATGAAGCGACGCTGCTCTCCAACGGAAAGGTTCTCGTCTCGGGGGGGTCGGACGGCAGCGGCATCGGCTTCGCGACAGCGGAGGTGTACGACCCGGCCTCGGGCACCTGGAGCACCACCGGCTCCCTGGCGGCGGCACGCTCCAATCACACGTCGACGGGGCTGCCTGACGGTAGGGTGCTGGTCGCGGGAGGGTACAACGTGCTCTTGTCCCTCGCGTCCTCGGAACTGTACGACCCTGCCTCGGGATCCTGGAGCACTACGGGATCCATGGCAATGGGTCGCGGCGAGCACACGGCGACGCTGCTGCCCGATGGCAACGTCCTCGTCGCGGGAGGGCTCAACTTCGGCACGGGCGGCTACCTCGCGACGGCGGAGGTCTATGCCCCAGCCACGGGAGCCTGGAGCACGACGGGTTCCATGGCTTCGGTTCGAGGTCAGCATGTCGCGGCGCTGATCACTGACGGAAGAGTGCTTGTCGCCGGTGGCTGGACGGGGACCCGCGCGCTCGCGGAGTCGGAAGTGTACGAGCCGACCTCGGGGGCCTGGAGTGCGGCCAGTTCCATGGCCGAGCCTCGGATATCGCCCACGGCCACGGCGTTGCCCGACGGAAGGGTCCTCGTCGCAGGGGGATTCGGCTCGGAAGGAGCCGTCACCTCGACCGCGGAGGTGTACGGCCCGCTGCGGGGCACCTGGAAGGCAACGGGTTCGATGCGCGAGCCTCGCCGTGAGCACACGGCGACCTTGCTGCTCAACGGCAAGGTCCTCGTCGCGGGGGGCGCAGACGAGAACTACAGCGCGGTTGCGACAGCGGAGCTCTACGACCAGGCCTCGGGCGCCTGGCGCGCGACGGGCTCGATGACCGGGCCCCGCTTTCGCAACACGGCAACGCTGTTGCCCAACGGAAAGGTGCTGGTCGCGGGGGGCATCAGCCGCACCGAATCGCTCAGGACGGCGGAGCTCTATGACCCGGTCTCGGGCACCTGGCGCAGGACCGGCTCGCTGGCAGCCCCGCGTTGGAGTCACGTGGCGGTGCTGCTGCCAAATGGGAAGGTCCTCGTCCTGGGTGGTGACGACGCCGACGGGAAACCACTCGCGACCGCGGAGGTGTACGACCCGGCCACGGACACCTGGCGCACGACGGGCTCCATGGCTTCAGCCCGCGTCCAACACGCGGCGACGCTGTTGCCCGACGGCAGGGTGCTCGTCGCGGGGGGAGCCAACCTCGACAGTGGCGCCCTCGCGTCGGCGGAGGTGTACAACCCGGCGTCGGGGACCTGGCGTGCCACCAGTTCCATGTCCGTGCCGCGCCTCGTCCCCACGATGACGCTGTTGTTCACCGGAAAGGCCCTCATCGCCGGGGGATGGTCCGGTGAGCGCGAACTGGAGACCGCGGAGACGTATGACTTTCGCTCGGGCACCTGGCGCGCGACGGGCTCCATGACCGGACCCCGCGTCAGTGCCCAGGCAACGCCGCTGTTCAACGGAGGGACACTCGTCGTCGGCGGTTATAACGAGCGCGGGATCCTCGCGACGGCGGAGGTGTACGACCCGCTCTCGGGGACGTGGCGTGCCGCCTGCTCCATGTCCAGACCTCGCTATAACCACACGCCAACGTTGCTGTTCAACGGGAAGGTCCTCGTTGCGGGGGACGACGAAACGACTGGGACGGCGGAGCTGTACTCACCCTGAACTCCGTCCGGGGAACCCTCCCGATGTCAGCTGCCCCATCGGCGCTGGCGCCGGAGGGGGGATTGCCGCAATTCCTCTCAAAGCGCAACCTCTGACGTTATGCAATTCCCCAAGCTGGCGCTGGCCTGTCTGTTGTTGGTGTGGAGTCAGGTGGCCGGGGCGCACTCGTCGCGTCCGGCCGTCTGGACCGAGAGCGCGATGGTGAAGGTGCGCCCGGAGACGCCTCCCCGCTCCCAGCGATCCATTTCGCTCACCGCCGCGCGCAACGAGTTCGTGTCCTTCCAGGTGGTGCTCCACGGCGGCACGACGGGCCTGCGGGGCGTGAGCGCCGCGCTGCCGGAGCTGCGTGGGGGCCGGTCGCGCATCCAGGGCGGAGACCTGCTGCTCTACCGGGAAGCGTTCCTGGACATCACGACCCCCACGCCTCCGGGGACGACTCCCGGGCGGTGGCCGGACGGCTTGGTGCCGGACGTGGACGAAGTCGTGGGCGAGAAGCGTCTGGCCTTTCCCTTTGACGTGCCCGCGGGCGAAGCCCGTGCCATCTGGGTGGACGTGCACGTGCCGTCCAACGCGCGCCCCGGCAACTACCGGGGCACCGTGACGGTGAGAGGCGAAGGCTTCACTTCGCGGGTGGAGGTGCGCCTCCAGGTGGTGGACGCCGTCCTGCCGAGCACCTCCTCCCTGCGCAGCGCCTTCCTGCTCTGGCCGCCCCACGTGTGCCGCGCCTTCACGGGAGATCCGGTGTGCCCCGTGGACACGCAGGTGCGGCTCTTGAAGCTGTTCCACCGGATGGCGCTGGAGCACCGCATCACGCTGGCGAGCGCCTTCCCCCGGGAGGTGAACCTGCCCACGTGGGACCTGCCGGACTACGACACGTTCAATGAGCGCTGGGGGCCGTTCCTCGACGGCACCGCCCCCAACCGGCTGCAAGGGGCGCGCATGACGGCCTTGCAGTACCTGGGGCCGGCCAACGGCGCGTCCCTGACGGAGTTCCAGACAGAGGCGGAAGCGCGCGGATGGCTGTCGCGCTCCTTCGACTACGTGGGGGACGAGCCGCCCTATGGCACCAGCTGGGAGGCCGTGGCGGCCCGCGCGGAGCTCACCCGCACCGCGGCCCCGCTTCTGCGCACGCTGCTGACCAGCACCGTCACCGAACTGGAAGCCCACGGGCTCCTGGAGGAGATCGACATCATCACCGTGCTGGTGAACTTCATCGACGGAACCAAGCCGCCCTACGTGGGCGACCAGCGCCCCAAGTACGACGACTTCCTCGCCCAGCCCCGCCGCGAGCTGTGGCTCTACCAGAGCTGCGCCAGCCACGGCTGCTCCCCGAACGAGCCGCCGCCTCCGGAGAACATCCCCGGCCAGGGCTGGCCCTCGTACATGGTGGACCGCTCGGCGGCCAAGGCGCGAGGCATGCAGTGGCTGGACTTCATCAACGGCGCCAGCGGCGAGCTGTACTACCAGACGGTGGGCCTGCTCTACACCGCGTGGACGACGCAGTTCCGCTTCAATGGCAACGGCGACGGCACCCTCTTCTACCCGGGGCTGCCCTCCATCATCGGCGGCACCACCGAGATCCCCCTGCCCTCGCTGCGCATGAAGCTCATCCGGCAAGGCATGCAGGACTACGAATGGCTCAAGCTGGTGAGTGACGCGGGCGACCCGGCGTACGCGCGCGCCGTGGCCCGGAAGCTCATCCCGCACGCCTGGGCGGTCCCCGACGACGGCGAGGCCTTCGACCGGGCGCGGCTGCTGCTCATCAAGCGCTACCGTCAGTTGTGCCGGGACCGCGTGTCGCCTCCCTGAGGCCGGACGCGGCGGACCCACGCCTTGCGCGCCTCCTCCAGCGCCAGCATCCCGGCGGCGAACGGCAGCACGAAGAGCCACGCCGCGGCGGGCACCGGGGCCGTGGCGAAGACGCGGTTGCCCCACGGCGTGTAGAGGATGAAGCCGAGCAGCAGCAGCTCCACCGCCACGCCCACGAACAGCAGCGGGTTGTCCCTCGGCCGCACGGAGAAGGTGGGCGCGCGCTCCGTGCGGCACAGCAGCACGTTGCACACCTGCATCACGACGATGGCGCCCTGGCACGCGGCCATGGCCGGCAGGTGCACCAGCGCCACCTCCATCGGGTCGCCGACCAGCACCGGCGCCCCGTCACGGCGCACCTCCTGGAGCGTGTGGCACAGGCGGGCGCCCTCGAAGAGGCGCGGGGACGACGCAGCCAGCGCGGCCAACTCCGGAGGCGAGGCGGCGTGCCGGCCGCTGGCGACGAACAGGGCGCGCGCCTCCATCCGGTTCTCGGTGAGGGTGCCCGTCTTGTCCGTGCAGATGACGGTCGCCGAGCCCAGCGTCTCCACGGAGACCAGGTCGCGCACGACGACGTTGCGCCGGGCCATGCGCTGCGAAGCCATGGCCAGCGCCAGCGTGACGGTGGGCAGCAGCCCCTCGGAGACCGGGTTGGGGCCGAACTCGCGCTGGCGGCGCTCCCCCTCCGCGCTGGCCAGCCCCTGCGCGCGGCTGTCCAGGCTGCGCAGGCTCTCGGCCACCGTGAGGTGATGGATCTTCATGGGCGCCCGCCTCCCCTGGAAGCTGCGCAGTGGCAGCCTCCGGGAGGGACGTTCAGGCGGCGGTGGCGGGATCCGCTCGCCCTGCCGGAGCGGCTCCCGTCAGTGGGAGTAGCCGTCCGACAGCGTGCGCATGAAGGCGACGAGGGCCTGCTCCTCCTGGGGCGACAGGCCCAGGTCGCCCACGTCCTGCGTGTTGACGTTCAGCCCCACCTC includes:
- a CDS encoding glycoside hydrolase domain-containing protein, whose amino-acid sequence is MQFPKLALACLLLVWSQVAGAHSSRPAVWTESAMVKVRPETPPRSQRSISLTAARNEFVSFQVVLHGGTTGLRGVSAALPELRGGRSRIQGGDLLLYREAFLDITTPTPPGTTPGRWPDGLVPDVDEVVGEKRLAFPFDVPAGEARAIWVDVHVPSNARPGNYRGTVTVRGEGFTSRVEVRLQVVDAVLPSTSSLRSAFLLWPPHVCRAFTGDPVCPVDTQVRLLKLFHRMALEHRITLASAFPREVNLPTWDLPDYDTFNERWGPFLDGTAPNRLQGARMTALQYLGPANGASLTEFQTEAEARGWLSRSFDYVGDEPPYGTSWEAVAARAELTRTAAPLLRTLLTSTVTELEAHGLLEEIDIITVLVNFIDGTKPPYVGDQRPKYDDFLAQPRRELWLYQSCASHGCSPNEPPPPENIPGQGWPSYMVDRSAAKARGMQWLDFINGASGELYYQTVGLLYTAWTTQFRFNGNGDGTLFYPGLPSIIGGTTEIPLPSLRMKLIRQGMQDYEWLKLVSDAGDPAYARAVARKLIPHAWAVPDDGEAFDRARLLLIKRYRQLCRDRVSPP
- a CDS encoding lysylphosphatidylglycerol synthase domain-containing protein, with translation MADAPARRGWGFGLALLALLAALILVVARASDEREFAPLLKQSAPAWLFVAVLLQAATYLSQSAVWRAVLRRTRFHVPLGALYTMSFAKLFVDQALPSAGISGAALSATVLFRGFSFYLPLLPGLWLSRGVLRE
- a CDS encoding CBS domain-containing protein; amino-acid sequence: MSLARFCRKTVAVILPGQSVAEAAQRMRDQHVGALVVVQDDLRPVGVLTDRDIVTRLVAERRDATAVAISDVMSRAPAVMRVEDTLDQTLFAFRKQGVRRLPIVDGQGRVAGLVSLDDLLVLLSAELDQTAAAVRENQGP
- a CDS encoding cation transporting ATPase C-terminal domain-containing protein: MKIHHLTVAESLRSLDSRAQGLASAEGERRQREFGPNPVSEGLLPTVTLALAMASQRMARRNVVVRDLVSVETLGSATVICTDKTGTLTENRMEARALFVASGRHAASPPELAALAASSPRLFEGARLCHTLQEVRRDGAPVLVGDPMEVALVHLPAMAACQGAIVVMQVCNVLLCRTERAPTFSVRPRDNPLLFVGVAVELLLLGFILYTPWGNRVFATAPVPAAAWLFVLPFAAGMLALEEARKAWVRRVRPQGGDTRSRHN
- a CDS encoding Kelch repeat-containing protein, which codes for MRNAFTRWMLVLGVSLLAACTLSSSDSESDEVGYADAAQQLLSPDGAPDSAISSTPQGCSTPGGQSCAGWSPAGSMSTPRSFHTATLLRNGRVLVAGGDTARADLYAPASRTWSPTGSMTVSRYDHTATLLPDGKVLVAGGINPTDGVLATAEVYDPASGTWCPTGSMTTARVAHEATLLSNGKVLVSGGSDGSGIGFATAEVYDPASGTWSTTGSLAAARSNHTSTGLPDGRVLVAGGYNVLLSLASSELYDPASGSWSTTGSMAMGRGEHTATLLPDGNVLVAGGLNFGTGGYLATAEVYAPATGAWSTTGSMASVRGQHVAALITDGRVLVAGGWTGTRALAESEVYEPTSGAWSAASSMAEPRISPTATALPDGRVLVAGGFGSEGAVTSTAEVYGPLRGTWKATGSMREPRREHTATLLLNGKVLVAGGADENYSAVATAELYDQASGAWRATGSMTGPRFRNTATLLPNGKVLVAGGISRTESLRTAELYDPVSGTWRRTGSLAAPRWSHVAVLLPNGKVLVLGGDDADGKPLATAEVYDPATDTWRTTGSMASARVQHAATLLPDGRVLVAGGANLDSGALASAEVYNPASGTWRATSSMSVPRLVPTMTLLFTGKALIAGGWSGERELETAETYDFRSGTWRATGSMTGPRVSAQATPLFNGGTLVVGGYNERGILATAEVYDPLSGTWRAACSMSRPRYNHTPTLLFNGKVLVAGDDETTGTAELYSP